One window of Salegentibacter sp. Hel_I_6 genomic DNA carries:
- the purH gene encoding bifunctional phosphoribosylaminoimidazolecarboxamide formyltransferase/IMP cyclohydrolase yields the protein MSDLKKATSALISVFSKDGLEPIVKKLNDLGITIYSTGGTEKFITDLGIEVVPVEDVTSYPSILGGRVKTLHPKVFGGILNRQDHEGDVKELAEYEIPQLDIVIVDLYPFEKTVASGASEEDIIEKIDIGGISLIRAAAKNFKDVLCVSSVEDYKDFENLLIEKNGETSLADRKLFAGKAFNISSHYDTAIFNYFNAEEEIEVYKESIQNGKTLRYGENPHQKGQFFGDFNAMFDKLHGKELSYNNLLDVDAAVNLINEFKGEAPTFAILKHNNACGLAQRDTVHQAYADALAGDPVSAFGGVLISNVEIDKTTAEEIHKLFCEVVIAPSFSTEAEDILKGKKNRILLIQKEIELPQKQVRTCLNGVLVQDKDHKTDAAEDLKQATNNNPTDEELSDLLFASKICKHTKSNTIVLAKNKQLCASGTGQTSRVDALTHSIAKAKSFDFDLKGAVMASDAFFPFPDCVEIAGNAGISAVIQPGGSIKDQLSIDYCNQNNIAMVMTGTRHFKH from the coding sequence ATGAGCGACTTAAAAAAAGCAACATCTGCCTTAATTTCTGTATTTAGCAAAGATGGCCTGGAACCCATCGTAAAAAAACTTAATGACCTGGGAATCACTATATATTCTACCGGGGGAACTGAAAAATTTATTACAGATCTTGGTATTGAAGTAGTACCTGTTGAAGATGTGACTTCATATCCTTCAATTTTAGGTGGAAGGGTGAAAACGCTGCATCCAAAAGTTTTTGGCGGAATTTTAAATCGCCAGGATCATGAAGGTGATGTAAAGGAACTTGCTGAATACGAAATTCCGCAGTTAGACATTGTGATTGTAGACCTTTACCCTTTTGAAAAGACCGTTGCATCGGGAGCTTCAGAAGAAGATATTATCGAAAAAATAGATATCGGCGGGATTTCGCTTATTCGCGCTGCTGCAAAGAATTTTAAAGACGTGCTTTGTGTTTCTTCGGTAGAAGATTATAAAGATTTTGAAAATTTATTGATCGAAAAAAATGGTGAAACCAGTCTTGCCGATCGAAAACTTTTTGCCGGAAAAGCTTTTAATATCTCTTCGCATTATGATACTGCAATTTTCAACTATTTTAATGCTGAAGAAGAGATTGAAGTTTACAAAGAAAGTATTCAAAACGGAAAAACGCTTCGTTATGGAGAAAATCCGCATCAGAAAGGCCAGTTTTTTGGTGATTTTAACGCAATGTTCGATAAACTTCACGGAAAAGAACTTTCTTACAACAACCTGTTAGATGTTGATGCAGCGGTAAACCTCATCAATGAATTTAAAGGCGAAGCGCCAACATTTGCGATTCTAAAACATAATAATGCCTGTGGTTTAGCTCAACGTGACACCGTTCACCAGGCTTATGCAGATGCTTTAGCCGGCGATCCTGTTTCAGCTTTTGGTGGTGTTTTAATTAGTAATGTTGAAATTGATAAAACTACTGCTGAAGAAATTCATAAATTATTCTGCGAAGTAGTGATTGCTCCTTCATTTTCTACTGAAGCCGAAGATATCCTGAAAGGGAAAAAGAACAGAATTTTATTAATTCAGAAAGAAATTGAACTTCCGCAGAAGCAGGTTAGAACCTGCTTAAATGGAGTTTTAGTTCAGGATAAAGATCATAAAACAGATGCAGCTGAAGATTTAAAGCAAGCTACAAACAATAATCCAACCGATGAGGAGTTATCTGACCTGTTGTTTGCTTCCAAAATTTGTAAACACACAAAATCTAACACCATCGTTTTAGCAAAGAACAAACAATTGTGTGCCAGTGGAACCGGGCAAACTTCTCGTGTAGATGCGCTAACGCACAGTATAGCGAAGGCTAAATCTTTTGATTTTGATTTAAAAGGTGCGGTTATGGCGAGTGATGCATTTTTCCCTTTCCCAGATTGCGTGGAGATAGCCGGAAACGCGGGAATTTCAGCAGTAATCCAGCCTGGAGGATCTATAAAAGATCAGCTTAGTATAGATTATTGCAACCAAAATAATATAGCGATGGTGATGACGGGAACACGCCATTTTAAACATTAA
- the rodA gene encoding rod shape-determining protein RodA yields MGKNAVGFDWITILIYLLLVGFGWANIYSASLIEGTSGFFEFNQIYSKQGLWIILSIFLIIILLSIEAKFYQRFSSVIYAISLISLAGLFIFGSTIAGQTAWYQIGPISIQPAEFAKAATALAVAKYLSGIQTNIKDFKHQLRVFFIIGLPMILVLLQPDAGSAMVYFSFAFALYREGLHFAYLLLGFFAASLFVATLAFGPLWVIGGVLLILILTYLKNLKRRPNIIKYLFFAAVAVGFSLSVNYVFENVFKQHHRDRFNIVLGKEVDSRGIGYNTNQSEIAIGSGGIFGKGWTEGTQTKGHFVPEQHTDYIFSTVGEEWGFLGSTFILSLFILLMLRLLYLAERQRSTFTRVYGYGVIGIIFMHFLVNIGMVIGIFPTVGIPLPFLSYGGSGLWAFTILLFIFIKLDADRMSY; encoded by the coding sequence ATGGGTAAAAACGCAGTAGGATTTGATTGGATTACTATATTAATTTACCTCTTGTTAGTAGGTTTTGGCTGGGCTAATATTTATTCAGCATCTTTAATAGAAGGAACTTCGGGTTTCTTTGAGTTCAACCAAATTTATAGCAAGCAGGGACTTTGGATTATCCTGAGTATTTTTCTTATAATTATACTACTATCCATTGAAGCAAAATTCTATCAGCGCTTTTCCAGTGTCATTTATGCCATAAGTTTAATAAGTTTAGCGGGATTATTTATTTTCGGAAGCACCATTGCAGGGCAAACGGCCTGGTACCAGATAGGTCCAATTAGCATTCAACCTGCTGAATTTGCGAAAGCAGCAACAGCACTTGCAGTGGCAAAATATCTAAGTGGAATTCAAACCAATATCAAGGATTTCAAACACCAATTACGGGTTTTTTTTATTATTGGTTTACCCATGATACTTGTACTATTGCAACCTGATGCCGGAAGCGCAATGGTATATTTCTCTTTTGCATTTGCACTTTATCGCGAAGGCTTACATTTTGCGTATTTACTCCTTGGTTTTTTCGCAGCTTCCTTATTTGTAGCCACCCTTGCCTTTGGCCCATTATGGGTAATTGGTGGCGTACTTTTAATTTTAATTCTTACATATTTGAAGAATCTAAAAAGACGCCCTAACATCATTAAATATCTCTTTTTCGCGGCAGTTGCCGTTGGGTTTTCACTTTCGGTTAATTATGTATTTGAGAATGTATTTAAGCAACATCACCGGGATCGCTTTAATATCGTATTAGGCAAAGAAGTAGATTCTCGAGGTATTGGATACAATACCAACCAAAGTGAAATTGCTATTGGTAGTGGTGGTATATTTGGAAAAGGCTGGACTGAAGGCACCCAAACCAAAGGCCATTTTGTACCAGAACAACATACCGATTATATTTTTAGTACCGTAGGAGAAGAATGGGGCTTCCTGGGAAGTACTTTTATTTTAAGCCTTTTTATTTTACTAATGCTAAGACTACTTTATTTGGCAGAAAGGCAGCGTTCTACCTTTACCCGCGTATATGGTTACGGGGTTATTGGTATTATATTTATGCACTTTTTGGTTAATATAGGGATGGTTATTGGCATTTTCCCAACCGTTGGTATCCCACTCCCCTTTTTAAGTTATGGAGGCTCCGGGCTTTGGGCATTTACAATCCTGCTCTTTATTTTTATTAAGCTAGATGCCGATAGGATGTCTTACTAA
- the mrdA gene encoding penicillin-binding protein 2 has translation MRKLLLYIIILTTGIIFLARLFYLQIMDDSFVVRSQDNAIEVVYDYPQRGYISDRNGNLMVSNQPSYDVMAIPRNLKPFDTTEFCEILSIEPEELGKRLDKAKIYSPILPSVIIPQLTKSEYAYLQEKMRKYDGFYIQKRSLRDYQVDHSANVLGFIAQVNQKKVNEDPYYISGDLIGRIGVESVYEELLRGEKGVKYIQKDRFNRDIGPFKDGIYDTLPTKGKDIKITIDAELQAYGEKLMENKRGGIVAIEPGSGEILSLVTAPTYDPALLVGRKRSRNYTRLYYDSIANPLYDRGILAEYPPGSPFKTLTGLIGLQEGVIDIDDRFSCNNGYNYGARRPLGCHAHPSPLNLIPGIANSCNSYFAQVYRKTIEKYPTPQEGMDTWNKHLKSFGLGQFMGNDLSTGRAGKIPDADYYNRIYNYPTYKWYSTATISNAIGQGEILMTPIQLANMTATIANRGWYYTPHILKEVEGEPIKEERFTVKNHTSVDSKHFEPIVVGMHEVYKSGTARSLQVPGIEIAGKTGTAENYTKIDGKRTQLTDHSIFVAFAPVDNPKIAIAVFVENGYWGSRYAGRIASLMVEKYIKKEITRKDMEDWILKNSLEEEYAKPLSGEPFIINR, from the coding sequence ATGAGAAAATTACTTTTATACATTATCATTCTTACCACCGGCATCATATTTCTTGCCCGGCTTTTCTATCTACAAATAATGGATGATTCTTTTGTGGTTAGATCTCAGGACAACGCAATTGAAGTGGTTTACGATTACCCGCAACGCGGTTATATTTCAGACCGAAATGGAAACCTGATGGTTTCTAACCAGCCGTCTTATGATGTGATGGCAATACCCAGAAATCTCAAACCTTTTGATACTACTGAATTTTGCGAAATCTTAAGTATCGAACCAGAAGAATTGGGCAAACGGCTTGATAAGGCTAAAATCTACTCCCCTATTCTTCCATCGGTTATTATCCCGCAACTCACCAAATCTGAATATGCATACTTGCAGGAGAAAATGCGTAAGTATGATGGGTTTTATATTCAAAAACGTTCCTTGAGGGATTATCAGGTAGATCATAGTGCAAATGTTCTGGGGTTTATTGCCCAGGTAAATCAGAAAAAAGTTAACGAAGATCCTTATTATATTTCTGGTGACCTTATTGGTAGAATCGGAGTCGAAAGTGTCTATGAAGAATTATTGCGCGGAGAAAAAGGTGTAAAATACATCCAAAAAGATCGTTTCAATAGGGACATCGGACCTTTTAAAGACGGAATTTATGATACATTACCTACCAAAGGAAAAGATATTAAAATCACGATTGATGCCGAGCTTCAGGCTTACGGGGAGAAATTGATGGAGAACAAACGAGGCGGTATTGTTGCCATAGAACCTGGAAGTGGAGAAATTTTGTCTCTGGTCACTGCTCCCACTTATGATCCTGCATTGTTAGTGGGCAGAAAAAGATCTCGTAATTATACCAGGCTTTATTATGATTCTATAGCCAATCCACTATATGATCGCGGTATTTTGGCCGAATATCCTCCAGGTTCTCCATTTAAGACTTTAACCGGGTTAATTGGTTTACAGGAAGGCGTTATAGACATCGATGACAGGTTTTCCTGTAATAACGGTTATAATTACGGGGCCAGGCGTCCATTAGGCTGTCATGCACACCCGAGCCCTCTAAATTTGATTCCCGGAATTGCTAATTCCTGTAATTCATATTTCGCCCAGGTTTATCGTAAAACCATAGAAAAATATCCAACACCGCAGGAAGGAATGGATACCTGGAACAAGCATCTAAAAAGTTTTGGTTTGGGACAGTTTATGGGAAATGATCTTAGTACAGGAAGAGCCGGAAAAATTCCGGATGCCGATTATTATAACCGAATCTATAATTACCCAACGTACAAGTGGTATTCTACTGCCACAATATCTAACGCTATTGGCCAGGGAGAGATTCTAATGACACCAATTCAATTAGCCAACATGACAGCTACCATCGCAAACCGCGGCTGGTATTATACCCCTCACATCTTAAAAGAAGTTGAAGGAGAGCCCATAAAAGAAGAAAGGTTCACCGTGAAAAATCATACTAGCGTTGATTCAAAACATTTTGAGCCTATTGTTGTGGGAATGCATGAAGTATATAAAAGTGGAACCGCACGAAGCTTACAAGTACCGGGAATTGAAATAGCCGGCAAAACAGGAACAGCAGAAAATTATACCAAAATAGACGGCAAAAGAACGCAACTTACAGATCACTCAATTTTTGTAGCCTTCGCTCCCGTAGATAACCCCAAAATAGCAATTGCCGTATTTGTAGAAAATGGATACTGGGGAAGTCGGTATGCGGGAAGAATTGCAAGTTTAATGGTAGAAAAATATATCAAAAAAGAAATAACAAGAAAAGATATGGAAGACTGGATCTTAAAAAACAGTCTCGAAGAAGAATATGCAAAACCCTTAAGTGGAGAACCTTTTATAATTAATCGCTAA
- the mreC gene encoding rod shape-determining protein MreC, with the protein MQQIFNFLIRNKNTILFLFLLALSVFFTIQTHSFHKSSFISSANSLTGGVYSWANDFDKYMHLDEYNERLMEENKQLRNVLTNLNDTISVENYTDTSSFDGIYYFRTARVINNNYAKPNNFLTLNQGKEAGIKSEFGVITSKGVIGIVDRVNNRFSRVISILNSESKINAQLNKSNHFGSLIWNGEDPNIVQLVDVPRQAPVKKGDTIVTGGRSLIFPEGILIGRIEDFKLDQSESYYTINVKLFNDMTNIGYVYVIENRDKEEIKELEGEDEQ; encoded by the coding sequence ATGCAGCAAATTTTCAATTTTCTTATCAGGAATAAGAACACGATCTTATTCTTATTTTTGCTTGCATTGTCTGTATTTTTCACGATTCAAACCCATTCTTTCCATAAAAGCAGCTTTATTAGTTCGGCCAACAGTCTAACCGGTGGGGTTTATTCCTGGGCTAACGATTTCGATAAGTACATGCATTTAGATGAGTACAACGAGCGCTTAATGGAAGAAAATAAACAGCTTCGCAACGTACTCACAAATTTAAACGATACAATTTCTGTAGAAAACTATACAGACACTTCCAGTTTTGATGGTATCTATTATTTTAGAACAGCAAGGGTAATCAATAACAATTACGCTAAACCGAATAATTTCCTCACACTAAATCAAGGAAAAGAAGCAGGAATAAAATCTGAATTTGGAGTGATTACCAGTAAAGGAGTTATTGGTATTGTAGACCGTGTTAATAACCGCTTTTCTCGTGTAATTTCAATTTTAAATTCAGAATCAAAGATTAATGCTCAACTGAATAAAAGCAATCATTTTGGAAGTTTAATCTGGAATGGTGAAGATCCTAATATTGTTCAGTTAGTAGATGTACCCAGGCAGGCCCCGGTAAAAAAAGGTGACACTATTGTAACCGGAGGTAGGTCTTTAATTTTCCCGGAAGGGATACTTATAGGTCGTATTGAAGATTTTAAACTGGATCAAAGTGAAAGCTATTACACCATTAATGTGAAGCTCTTTAATGATATGACCAATATTGGTTATGTATATGTTATTGAAAATCGTGATAAAGAAGAAATAAAGGAATTAGAAGGGGAAGATGAACAATAA
- a CDS encoding rod shape-determining protein, producing the protein MGFFDFLIEEIAIDLGTANTLIIHNDKVVVDSPSIVARDRTTGKITAVGKEAAMMQGKTHENIKTIRPLKDGVIADFDASEKMLTMFIKEIPALKKKMFTPALRMVICIPSGITEVEMRAVKESAERVNGKEVYLIHEPMAAAIGIGVDIMQPKGNMIVDIGGGTTEIAVIALGGIVCDKSVKIAGDVFTNDIVYYMRTQHNLYVGERTAEKIKIQIGAATEDLEVPPEEMSVQGRDLLTGKPKQVNISYREIAKALDKSILRIEDAVMETLSQTPPELAADIYNTGIYLAGGGSMLRGLDKRLSQKTDLPVYIAEDPLRAVVRGTGICLKNLSRYKGILIK; encoded by the coding sequence ATGGGATTTTTTGACTTTCTCATTGAAGAAATAGCAATAGATTTAGGAACTGCGAACACACTAATTATCCACAACGATAAAGTAGTTGTAGACAGTCCTTCTATCGTTGCACGAGACCGTACTACGGGAAAAATTACCGCAGTAGGGAAAGAAGCTGCGATGATGCAGGGAAAAACCCATGAAAACATCAAAACCATTCGTCCGTTAAAAGATGGGGTAATTGCCGATTTTGATGCCAGTGAGAAAATGCTCACTATGTTCATTAAAGAAATTCCGGCACTTAAGAAAAAGATGTTCACCCCTGCGCTTAGAATGGTGATTTGTATTCCATCTGGAATTACAGAGGTTGAGATGCGTGCGGTTAAGGAGAGTGCAGAAAGAGTTAATGGGAAAGAGGTTTATCTTATTCACGAGCCTATGGCTGCTGCAATTGGTATTGGAGTAGACATTATGCAGCCAAAAGGAAATATGATTGTTGATATAGGTGGTGGTACTACCGAAATCGCGGTAATTGCACTTGGTGGAATTGTTTGTGATAAATCGGTTAAAATTGCCGGTGATGTTTTCACCAACGATATTGTATATTATATGCGTACCCAGCATAACCTTTATGTTGGAGAGCGCACTGCGGAAAAAATAAAAATTCAGATTGGTGCGGCGACTGAAGATTTAGAAGTTCCGCCAGAAGAAATGAGCGTACAGGGGCGTGACCTTTTAACCGGAAAACCAAAACAGGTAAATATTTCATATAGAGAAATTGCGAAAGCTTTAGACAAATCTATTTTAAGAATAGAAGATGCGGTAATGGAAACCTTATCCCAAACTCCGCCCGAGCTTGCAGCCGATATTTATAATACTGGTATTTATCTTGCCGGTGGTGGTTCTATGCTTAGAGGTTTAGATAAGCGGTTATCACAAAAGACCGATCTTCCGGTTTATATTGCTGAAGATCCTTTAAGAGCCGTAGTAAGAGGAACCGGAATATGCTTAAAGAACCTAAGTCGCTATAAGGGGATTTTGATAAAGTAG
- a CDS encoding carboxy terminal-processing peptidase, translating to MKRNLKILVVMLLMAATSCSFTTKNFDDPNKDKLLIDLITYVLNEGHYDAKEINDEFSEGVYDKYLDGLDGSKRFFYASDIKEFGKYRDQIDDQIKNKEIDFFDLTYNRLLKRSDEARDIYKEILTTPFDFSENEDINTDFSKAEYVKSKKELKERWRKQLKFSTLITFHDKKEDELRKKEEDADYEMKSDEELEKESREVTLNSLDEYYDFTDDLDRKDYFSVYLNSIVEAFDPHTFYFAPQDKDRFDIAMSGKLEGIGARLQKKSDNITITEVISGGPAWRSDELSEGDEILKVQQGDEEEPVSIVGMRLEDAVDLIKGPKDSKVILTVRKKLMGNIEEVTLIRDIVEIEETYAKTAMVEKEGKNFGVINLPKFYFNMEDYDERNAASDIKKDIIRLKERDMDGLVLDLRNNGGGSLKTVVDIAGLFIEEGPIVQVKSNGQKKDVLSDEDPSVLWDGPLVILVNELSASASEILAAAMQDYKRAIIIGSKQTYGKGTVQNVIDLNRWLRGSSNEFGDVGALKLTTQKFYRVNGGSTQLEGVKSDVVVPDRYSFVDIGEKDQDNPLPWDKIDPAKYDVWEGNINFDKTISESKARMDSNEQLKLIEKHARWIKDQSDNNVHSLNIEEYAAAAEKNQEVAKSFDSIKNYKTNLTFTSLPFEEEMFENDTILKEKRDRWHTNLSKDVYVEEAIHVLSDMRKNTVREDKLAKVKD from the coding sequence ATGAAAAGGAATTTAAAAATCTTGGTGGTAATGCTTTTAATGGCTGCCACCTCTTGTAGTTTTACCACAAAAAACTTCGACGACCCGAATAAAGATAAACTTCTTATAGATCTTATTACCTATGTTTTAAATGAAGGACATTACGATGCCAAAGAGATAAACGATGAATTTTCTGAAGGGGTATATGATAAATATTTAGATGGTTTAGATGGTTCTAAGCGATTTTTCTACGCGAGTGATATCAAAGAATTCGGTAAATACAGAGACCAAATAGATGATCAAATAAAAAATAAAGAAATTGATTTTTTTGATCTTACCTACAATAGACTTTTAAAACGCTCTGATGAAGCGCGTGATATTTATAAGGAAATATTGACAACTCCTTTTGATTTTTCTGAAAATGAAGATATCAATACCGATTTTTCTAAAGCCGAATACGTTAAATCAAAAAAAGAGCTGAAAGAAAGATGGAGAAAACAGCTTAAATTTTCTACGCTTATTACATTTCACGATAAAAAAGAAGATGAGCTTAGAAAGAAGGAAGAAGATGCAGATTATGAAATGAAATCAGACGAAGAGCTGGAGAAAGAATCCCGTGAGGTAACATTAAATTCGTTAGATGAGTATTATGATTTTACTGATGACCTTGATCGTAAAGACTACTTTTCAGTGTATTTGAATTCTATTGTAGAAGCATTTGATCCTCACACGTTCTATTTTGCTCCACAGGATAAAGATAGATTCGATATTGCTATGTCTGGGAAATTAGAAGGAATTGGCGCCAGACTTCAAAAAAAGAGTGACAATATTACTATAACTGAAGTAATTTCTGGTGGACCTGCCTGGAGAAGTGACGAGTTATCTGAAGGTGATGAGATTTTAAAAGTTCAGCAGGGAGATGAAGAGGAACCTGTTAGTATTGTTGGAATGCGCCTGGAAGATGCAGTAGATTTAATAAAGGGACCAAAAGATTCTAAAGTTATTTTAACTGTCCGTAAGAAATTGATGGGTAATATCGAAGAAGTTACTTTGATTAGAGACATTGTGGAGATTGAAGAAACCTACGCTAAAACCGCTATGGTTGAAAAAGAAGGAAAGAATTTTGGGGTAATAAATCTACCTAAATTCTATTTTAATATGGAAGATTATGACGAGCGTAATGCGGCTTCAGATATTAAAAAAGATATTATTCGTCTAAAGGAAAGAGATATGGACGGGCTTGTGCTGGATCTTAGAAATAACGGTGGAGGTTCTTTAAAAACTGTAGTGGATATTGCCGGTCTTTTTATCGAAGAAGGACCAATTGTTCAGGTGAAATCTAATGGGCAGAAAAAAGATGTTCTTTCAGATGAAGATCCTTCTGTGCTTTGGGATGGCCCGCTAGTGATTTTGGTAAATGAACTTTCGGCTTCTGCTTCAGAAATTCTTGCAGCTGCAATGCAGGATTATAAAAGAGCTATTATCATTGGTAGTAAACAAACCTATGGTAAGGGAACAGTTCAGAATGTGATTGATTTAAATAGATGGTTAAGAGGGAGCAGTAATGAGTTTGGCGATGTAGGAGCTCTTAAACTAACTACGCAGAAATTCTACCGTGTAAATGGAGGTTCTACGCAATTAGAAGGTGTAAAAAGTGACGTTGTGGTACCAGATCGTTACAGCTTTGTAGATATAGGGGAAAAGGATCAGGATAATCCTCTACCCTGGGATAAAATTGATCCCGCAAAATACGATGTTTGGGAAGGCAATATAAATTTTGACAAAACCATATCTGAAAGTAAAGCAAGAATGGACTCTAATGAGCAATTAAAACTTATAGAGAAACACGCTAGGTGGATTAAAGACCAAAGTGATAACAATGTACATTCTTTAAATATTGAGGAGTATGCTGCAGCCGCAGAAAAAAATCAGGAAGTAGCAAAGAGTTTTGATTCAATTAAAAACTATAAGACCAATCTAACGTTTACCTCTTTACCTTTTGAAGAAGAGATGTTTGAAAACGATACTATTTTAAAAGAAAAGAGAGATCGTTGGCATACTAATCTTAGTAAAGATGTTTATGTGGAAGAAGCTATTCACGTACTTTCTGATATGAGAAAGAATACTGTTAGGGAAGATAAGCTTGCAAAAGTGAAGGACTAA
- a CDS encoding GAF domain-containing protein: MPFQKLKPEITSILENENLSVDHRLSQVCEVLKENIPYYNWVGFYFKNGDKEELKLRSFAGEPTDHTIIPFGKGICGQVAVSNQNFVVPDVKAQTNYIACSINVKAEIVVPLFLNGENIGQIDIDSHTPDPFSKEDEEFLEWINEKVAKVLN; this comes from the coding sequence ATGCCTTTTCAGAAATTAAAACCAGAAATCACATCAATTCTTGAAAATGAAAATCTTTCTGTTGACCACAGGTTATCGCAGGTTTGTGAAGTTTTGAAAGAAAATATCCCATATTATAATTGGGTAGGTTTTTATTTCAAAAATGGTGATAAAGAAGAGTTGAAATTACGTTCTTTTGCTGGCGAACCTACAGATCATACTATTATTCCTTTTGGAAAAGGGATTTGCGGACAGGTAGCAGTTTCTAATCAAAACTTTGTGGTACCCGATGTAAAAGCGCAAACCAATTATATAGCCTGTAGTATTAATGTTAAAGCCGAAATTGTGGTGCCGCTTTTCTTAAACGGTGAAAATATTGGTCAGATAGATATTGATTCTCATACTCCAGATCCATTTTCTAAAGAAGATGAAGAGTTTTTAGAATGGATAAACGAAAAGGTAGCTAAAGTTTTGAATTAA
- a CDS encoding ABC transporter permease, giving the protein MLIYLRVLKESFNFAINALKNNKLRTFLSLLGVTIGIFSIIGVLAAVDSLEREVKGSLSALDNSTIIVMRFSFGPTEIPQWKRQQFPDVSYDEYQYLKRNLPNTESISFTIGVPDESIKHQDVTSTGVGVGAITHEYYDIEALELEDGRFFNESESVSGSPVIVLGHEIANNLFEGLNPLGKEVRLYGRKLTVIGVLKKQGASLFGGSRDGQVFVPANIVRRVYGDNNKGVFPQLILKPEDDVDNAEYIAVLEQQLRNYRGIKPGDINNFFVNQLQGFADFIDNITGQLNFIGLIISGFSLLVGGFGIANIMFVSVKERTNLIGIQKSLGAKNKFILFQFLFEAVILAVIGGLVGLGLVWLVSLAASQFTGDFQFVLSSWNMFIGLTVSAIIGLISGIIPAISASKLDPVEAIRTGM; this is encoded by the coding sequence ATGCTAATATATCTACGCGTACTTAAAGAGAGTTTTAATTTTGCGATCAACGCATTAAAAAACAACAAACTAAGAACTTTTCTTTCCTTGTTGGGCGTTACTATTGGGATCTTTTCTATTATTGGCGTACTTGCCGCAGTAGATTCTTTAGAACGCGAAGTAAAAGGAAGTTTAAGCGCTTTGGATAACAGCACAATTATTGTAATGCGTTTTTCTTTTGGGCCTACCGAGATTCCGCAATGGAAACGGCAGCAGTTTCCAGATGTCTCTTATGATGAATATCAATACTTAAAAAGGAATCTTCCAAATACAGAATCTATAAGTTTTACCATTGGAGTTCCCGATGAATCTATAAAACACCAGGATGTTACCAGCACCGGTGTTGGAGTTGGCGCAATTACCCACGAATATTATGATATTGAAGCACTGGAATTGGAAGATGGACGTTTCTTTAATGAATCGGAATCGGTTAGCGGTTCGCCGGTAATTGTTCTTGGACACGAAATTGCAAATAATCTTTTCGAAGGCCTTAACCCTCTTGGAAAAGAAGTACGACTTTACGGTAGGAAACTTACTGTGATTGGCGTGCTTAAAAAACAAGGGGCAAGCTTATTTGGTGGCTCTAGAGATGGCCAGGTATTCGTACCTGCAAATATTGTGAGAAGAGTTTATGGCGATAACAATAAGGGCGTTTTTCCGCAGTTGATTTTAAAGCCTGAAGATGATGTTGATAATGCCGAATATATAGCAGTTTTAGAGCAACAACTTAGAAATTACCGCGGAATTAAACCCGGAGATATCAATAATTTCTTTGTAAATCAGTTACAGGGTTTTGCCGATTTTATAGATAATATTACCGGACAACTAAATTTCATAGGATTGATAATCAGCGGTTTTTCACTACTGGTTGGTGGCTTCGGGATTGCAAATATTATGTTCGTAAGTGTAAAAGAGCGAACCAATTTAATTGGAATCCAGAAGTCTCTTGGAGCAAAAAATAAGTTTATACTATTTCAATTTTTGTTTGAAGCTGTTATTCTGGCTGTCATTGGAGGATTAGTTGGACTCGGGCTTGTATGGCTGGTTTCGCTCGCGGCTTCACAATTTACCGGCGATTTTCAATTTGTACTTTCCTCATGGAATATGTTCATAGGCTTAACGGTATCAGCAATAATTGGTTTGATTTCTGGGATTATTCCTGCAATTTCGGCTTCAAAATTAGATCCGGTGGAAGCGATTAGGACAGGAATGTAA